Below is a window of Humulus lupulus chromosome 2, drHumLupu1.1, whole genome shotgun sequence DNA.
ATATTTGCATTTTCCAATCTTCAATCGCAAACCACACCGCAATAAGTTCAGTGTTGCAGATGGAGCAACTAAAGATATGAGTCATCAGATACTATAATGCCCAAAATTAATGACATACAATAGGACTGAGAAGATAAACCATTGTCCTAAGGGCATTATTCTACTCAACAAAGAAGCTTTACACCAAGGTGAGCaaaattccttcatgaacattCATTGGACTGAATTTCTGATAGTTGACCTTTTCAACAAGTGAAACGTCTTGTGAATTGAATCTTTAACATAAAGAAGATTGATGATTAGTGCTCAGTACTAGACTAATACAGACGTGACAATTTAATATTATGAAGTTTATCTGTATTAGTCTGGTGCTGAATAATTGTGCATTGCTCGTAATAAAAGAAAGCTAAGTTAGGTCCAATATCAACCCTAATATTATAATATGGTAGCATGGACCTGAATCATTTTCTTCTCGAGCACCAAAAGCCACTTTCAAAACTCGTTAGTCAACTTACAGTTAAGAGAAAAGATCATTTTGGTGTGGACGAAGCATGATGTTCCAAAAATTTCCACGAAGGATGTTCCAAAAACTCTGATGATGGCATATCAGTTTGTAAAATACTCTTCATCCATTTTACACGGTTTACAAGGTCTTCCAAGTTCACAATGGCAGCTTCCATTGAATTGGAAAACAACAAGTTTGGGAGAATGTTCCCATCAGTTCTCATCTTCTTTAAGGAACCACCATCATCAAATCTGTCTTTCCCACCTGTAGTCCCACCTATTTCGTTTGATGCAGATTTAACATGTGAATTTGAATCATTATCAGAGAAATTAGTTCTCCCAAAGCCACTATCAGCAGTCATATCTGACTTCATATCTTTTCCTGGCACATGCATATTCTTTACTACTGTAGTAGACAGAGGTCTTTTTTTGTTTCCTTCCAACTGATCAGGAGGTAGAATCATTATCTGAGAAACAGGAGTTCCACAAATTTTGTTTGGTGTAGATTTAGCATGTGAAATTGAATCATTATCAGAGCAACCGGTTTTCCCAATGCCACTATTGTTTGCCATATCTGAGTTGATATCTGTTACCGAAGTGTGCATCTCCTTTTCTCTATTCTTTTCCTTATCTTCCAACTTATCAGAAGGCTGTGATGAGTTAGATGAAGCATGAGAAACAAATGAAGATTGAGATGCTTCACCAACACCCGAAACAACAGTTGTATCTGCACTCGCAGAATGTGCCAACAAGGTAGAACTTCTGCCTGAAAACATGACAAGCCTAACTAAATCAGTTCAATTTCTTACATTAGCAAAACAAAGGGAACCATATGGGTAAAAATGCAAAATAGAAAATCTGATCCACAGTAGGTATGTCTAGATTTGATAGAACACACATGACATGTCTTGTCCATTACAAGTTTGGATCAGTTTGCTTTTAATGTTTGCTGCCTCTATATTTCTCTATAAGGTTCAATTACTTGCAGTGAATACAATCATCACACCAAAAATAAGGAAAATGACCTACACAGGCTTAGCCGAGGATGCAGATTTCACAGCCGAATCATAACTGGTCTTTCAGTTAGTCTTGCTTTATATGTTGGTTTAGTATTAAGTACTTATTACTGGCATTCTAGGATGTAATCTAGATGATTTCCTATTATCTTTTATTCATACATCTTTTGTTTCTTATAGAACAAACAACTGGTCTTTCAGACTTTAGGTGAATGTAGTATCATTTGTTGGCCTCTGTATTGACAGAAAACATTAGAAGTAATTGGATGTCCAAAATAAATGTAGTGACTAAAATTTTTAGGCAATATAGCTCGCCTCCTCTAGGGCTCATCATACCAAGAGCCCAAAATAAAGCAAATTTAGGGGAAAATGATGCAAAGTTTGGGCTGACCCTACACCTTAGACTTTGAAATTCTGAACTCACATGAATATAGATCAAAAACACATGAAGGTCAAAAACCATTCAACTTGTTTCAGACTCTATTGCCTTCAAATTATCCCAGTCATAAAATAGGAATTTGAGCAATCACACTCCTAGATCAAGAGGCCAGAAGTAAATTTTGATTTACAACAGTGGCTTAATTACAAAATTTCAGAAGAGAAATTAATAATGCACCCCTACTGTTACCTGACCTTGATCGACAGGTTTAAGTATCCGAGCACAAGAAGGACCATGTTTACTGTCCTGTAATCACCAAAATGTATAATAAATGTTTGTAAGGCCAGAAATTATCTATAATGCATTAGTAGAACCACTCAAAGACGACAAGTAAAAATTCAATCAAAACCTATATGAcaactaaaataaaaattaaatggcTAAAGTGggttttttgatattataataaattaaataagtaTCAATCagctacattttttttaaaaaaaaaaagttaaatgccTTTTATATATCACTGAGGTAGGCCTATTTTTCTCTATCTTTTAAGTCTATGAATTTTGCTTCTTAAAGTTCTGAAGACATTATATGACCATAAAAAATTCATATTCGTACAGTGGCCCTTGCTAACTCTTCATAGGCATTCTTTTAATTATAGTTCGTGAGAAGTTCAATTATAATTTGCATCCCCAGAAAGAGCATGTGTATACGTACAATGATCATATGCATAAATTATTGATGTCTTAGCTTTCTTTGCTTTTCCAGACTACATTAATGCACGCAATATATCTAGAGTTCCCAGAAAAGCTGTTTTTTTATCAAGTACAAGTgctaaatataattatatatcatAGTTTAAGTAGTAAAGTgtgcaaagaaaaacaaaagcaAACATATGTAGATGCAATAACACAAAAGATTGAGAGGCACCATCGAAGTTGGCACAGTCCAGCCAGATTTAGGAGACCAATCTAAGGATGGCCGCAGATCCTTGCAGAGAACGTTGTAAAATGATCCTTCACCCAAGGGAGGCCGGAGCAGCTCTATCTATAAATGTAAATAACTAAAGATAATCAAACAAGTTTATAAACATTGTAGAAATTCTAAACTctataataataaacaaattcattCCGCAACCCTTTTCTACATTCATAATTTACAGACCTTTACCTATAGATAAGCAATAGATAATGTGATAAAGGGAAGAACATAGAAGTATAGGTCTTTATGTTCAAAATGCAATAGTATAGAAAACTTCCATCAGATAGACACGATGATCTTGATGTGCAAAAACGCTTAAGCAATCAGTTTATCATGATGTGGGTAAATATGTTATAACAAGCAGCAATAAAGATACCCGTCTGAAGCACTAAATGGAAGTCAGTGAGCAAAATTTTGTCAAATTAAGAAATAGCGTATTACAAAAATGAATTGTATCTTCAAACTAATTATTATCAAAAAGCATATCTGATAGGCATAGAGGTTATTTTGGGGTATTGATAGGAATCCACTAAAGGATAGGAATTGATAGACTTATTT
It encodes the following:
- the LOC133819029 gene encoding uncharacterized protein LOC133819029 isoform X3 yields the protein MLRPPFPTVYRESQMPNVNNISEVSVVFKDVRKVGDLVDWFTDSCYWSGRVSEILEDDMVKIELLRPPLGEGSFYNVLCKDLRPSLDWSPKSGWTVPTSMDSKHGPSCARILKPVDQGRSSTLLAHSASADTTVVSGVGEASQSSFVSHASSNSSQPSDKLEDKEKNREKEMHTSVTDINSDMANNSGIGKTGCSDNDSISHAKSTPNKICGTPVSQIMILPPDQLEGNKKRPLSTTVVKNMHVPGKDMKSDMTADSGFGRTNFSDNDSNSHVKSASNEIGGTTGGKDRFDDGGSLKKMRTDGNILPNLLFSNSMEAAIVNLEDLVNRVKWMKSILQTDMPSSEFLEHPSWKFLEHHASSTPK
- the LOC133819029 gene encoding uncharacterized protein LOC133819029 isoform X2 — its product is MAVRELPFKVGHLAESRSFCGGFRGAWFRCKIKGTLKEKSQKKFVLEYFDFPGEDAESILLYQRRPTKTGKLQQKKEIMLRPPFPTVYRESQMPNVNNISEVSVVFKDVRKVGDLVDWFTDSCYWSGRIELLRPPLGEGSFYNVLCKDLRPSLDWSPKSGWTVPTSMDSKHGPSCARILKPVDQGRSSTLLAHSASADTTVVSGVGEASQSSFVSHASSNSSQPSDKLEDKEKNREKEMHTSVTDINSDMANNSGIGKTGCSDNDSISHAKSTPNKICGTPVSQIMILPPDQLEGNKKRPLSTTVVKNMHVPGKDMKSDMTADSGFGRTNFSDNDSNSHVKSASNEIGGTTGGKDRFDDGGSLKKMRTDGNILPNLLFSNSMEAAIVNLEDLVNRVKWMKSILQTDMPSSEFLEHPSWKFLEHHASSTPK
- the LOC133819029 gene encoding uncharacterized protein LOC133819029 isoform X1, producing MAVRELPFKVGHLAESRSFCGGFRGAWFRCKIKGTLKEKSQKKFVLEYFDFPGEDAESILLYQRRPTKTGKLQQKKEIMLRPPFPTVYRESQMPNVNNISEVSVVFKDVRKVGDLVDWFTDSCYWSGRVSEILEDDMVKIELLRPPLGEGSFYNVLCKDLRPSLDWSPKSGWTVPTSMDSKHGPSCARILKPVDQGRSSTLLAHSASADTTVVSGVGEASQSSFVSHASSNSSQPSDKLEDKEKNREKEMHTSVTDINSDMANNSGIGKTGCSDNDSISHAKSTPNKICGTPVSQIMILPPDQLEGNKKRPLSTTVVKNMHVPGKDMKSDMTADSGFGRTNFSDNDSNSHVKSASNEIGGTTGGKDRFDDGGSLKKMRTDGNILPNLLFSNSMEAAIVNLEDLVNRVKWMKSILQTDMPSSEFLEHPSWKFLEHHASSTPK